The genomic segment AAGGTTGGAGAGGATTAATTCTTAACTAAGATAACCACGGTTTGTTCAACTATGGAGCGCTGAGGTATTAGAGGGACGAACGCACTTCTATTTGTCTGATAGTATAGTCCAGATTAATGAGTCGGTGTTTCATTAATTGATGCGAGCTACGTGCCGCAGGATTGTGGGAAATTGCAATATACTTTGACGGGGACTAATCTAATCGGATGTTTCCTCGAGAAATGTAAACGGTACGTACGACTTTCGATCATCATTGAGCAAATTTGAGTGTCGTGAGGATAGGACTCGAACTTCATCGCGCAAGAGAGGACGAGAGTCAATCTGTAGAAAAGAGAagatattgttttattgaaGATAATTGGCAGACGATGATTTCGCTCGATCTTACTTCGACATGTAAAGCAGCGTCTTGTCGTGGTACAGCCAAAGATAGTGATTCGGTATGGACATCTCGTGGAAGGTGACCTTCTTCGCGTTTTTGAAGAAGCAATCGGGCCTCCAGATATTGTGCAGCCAGTCTACGTCCAATATTCTGTACTCCTCCGACATATTCTCCGGAAGTCGTAGTCTAGAGTCCCGCCAGCTTTGCGCCAAAAATATATCCGCAACGTACGTCTAAAAGCAAAATCCCATATCTATTCCTTCAGATACTACTCTCCAAAGTTGcgtatttctaaaataattcgTTCTCAGCAATTTTCCAActgagaatttttcattttatatcgaTCTTAATTCGATAATTTTAATACGATCGTCGTTTTGTCCTTATTTCGGTCGTTTCTATTCAATGAACCTCGAAAAAAGAGGACTGAAAAAGAAGGTTGGTGAGAATTTAAACGCTAAATAAAACACGAGCATCCACACGCTCCGTGGCCCAATTTGCATACGTTTTAGCGACGATGCAGGAGAAAAAGGGCGCGCAACCGCGGCGTTTCGAAAGGTGCGCAACGTCGCAGCCAGGCTGTCTCTTCAACCCGCACCGAGTCACCCCATTTACACGGTTTTCGCTTCTGTCCGAGGCGCGTGATACCGTACGCGAGCAGGCTTCCCCGACGTTGGTTAGGTCTTAATTAAACGTGAGTACCGTCGGCCTCTCTCGTCTGCGAAATTACCATCGATTCCTCGTTTATGGAGTCGAGGCTGAGCACCGTCACGTGAAAGTAGACGATTGTAGGCTGGCCCAGGAACTTCGGTGCCCTGTGTTTGTCGTACTGCTTCGGATTCAACGGCAGGATGTCCCTGAGTGACAAAGAGGCCTCCTTTCTGCCGTACTCCTCGAGGTCCGACTCCCTGGAAGAGAATAGAGAAGCGAGGAGAAACGAGACTGGCAAGGGAAACCGGTGGAACTCTGTCGTTCGTTGCCTTGATCACGCTTTTTGTTTTTATCGTATTCTTGATACAAATTTGCGGCTCGCGAATGATTCTATCTGCTAGTCcatttcgtttaatatttccCATGTTTAATTTTACTCCCTTGGATTCCTTTGTCCTTGACTTTGCCGTtgcatttttttctctttttatctcaAGCTATCAGATTATCTTATCTTTCGTTTAACCTTATTACGTTATCTTTTGCCTTTGATCGTTAACGGAGCTCCGTATTGATTTCGATACCGCTACTTGATCACAGGGGAATAACTCAATGGAGAATTTAAACTGAAACTCATCGTCttgcagaaaaaaaaaaagaaaagaaaataaagaaaggggAGGATGAACAAATCTTACCATCTACTTGTACATTTATAGAATATGCTAATCGAGGCTATCTGTATTTTTTCGCGTTCGAACTTCCCTTCTGAATTGCCTCGGACAGCACGTATTAGCTGTTTGTTTATGTATAGAATATGGTAATTGAGAAGGAaacgtagcaacacgagtttcagTGTCTCTCAACGTCTTCTCCCCCATTCTTCCTAgatatctttctttctctccgaTGTCATCCTTCAACTTGTAATCTCGAAGCAATACACTTAACTTACGAATGGAAAGTTGAAAAGAGATTTTGATTGTTGCGAAGCTCGAAGCCATCGCCCCTTTCAGTTTCATCGATAATCGAGTTACGAATCTATCCTCTCGCAGCGGTATAACGATTCTCTATGacggtaataaataaaaaaaattgcaagtGTCTTAGGTACACCGTTATAATTCCGAGCTCTTCAGCGATAACGCTACTGCATAAATTCACGGAACGCGATAGAAATCTTCTTGATGAAGGAAGATTGGTTGGAAATCCGAGAACGCCTCGTTAGCTCTCGATTTACGATACTCGACGGCAATTTCGATGAATTATTTCGTCATATTTTTCCAGCGCGAAAATATCGATGAAACGTCGATGGATCGAGCAGATCGAGGGCAAAGGAAGTCCACGAACGGTACGCGAACGGGACTCTAAAATATTGCCGAGATTCCGATGAAACAGCAATATCGCAGAAGCCATAATAGGTCTTCGTGCTTGGCACACCTTTAGGTCCGGCCGAGATACGTTCGTGTGTTCCTTATATGCGGACATTTTAATATGCTAGTCTAGGAGCTCCGGATCCGGTTTCCCCGAGAATTTCCACTTTCGTTCGTGCAATTTACCCGCCCCCTTTTTCGTGATTTACATGGAGCTTGGTTTCGACGACCATGTCGTTCGATCTTAACCGAATTGCCAAGGAATACGACGCTGCCTTCTTGCGCTTCGACGACCCGATCTTTGATTTACGACTCGTCGTCCTTTACAAGCAGCGGAATTAACTTGCAATGGGTCGAGTTTTATAGGTTCGGAGGTTCAATAAATTGTCTTTCGATCGCGCAACTCGTCATCTCGAATCAGCGCTACGACGGTTACTTAATCACCCTCTTTCATCGTTCGATCGTAATTTAATTGCTAAAGGTGTCTTAACTCTGCTGCGTTCTTTGTCTCGTTTCCGCGTCAATCGTAATTTCTTGTCTAAATTCTAAATTTCCCAAATTCGTGGAAAGGACGAAAGAATCGTCGCCGGCATTCGTAATTCCTCGTTTCAATTTCGCGCTAAAGCTTTTACGTAAATCTTGAATCCTCCGCTTATTGAAATTCGAGAGTTACGATGGGCTCGAACATCTCTGTAAAGTGGACCAGAGATTCTCGCGTGGACTTACGAGTCTCGGATAATCGAGAGAAAATTTATCATCGGGTGTATCGGTGGCGATTATCGAGTTGATAAACCGCGATAAATGTCGGTCCGCGGATCGACGTCCGTTTATCCGGGCGCGCGACTCCAGCGGTCTGGTGTCAAACGAGCCGTGGCGCCTTATAGCGCCGTGAAACCTGCCAAGCCGATAATCTACGACAAGACTTTCAGGAATTTCCTTGCAATTTCTTCCGGAGCGACGTCGATCGCGCAACTCCGAGCCCGGATCACCAGAGAGGTTCTTTCGTTTCACCGACGTCTACCTATCAACGGCTTTTCTGTTTGTCGAGCAAACATTCGCCGATAGATGTTCGCGAAGATCGCAGCAGAACTCGCGACAAAAAGTGTTCGCGAAAGCTGTTCGTTGGAAGGGAGCGCGCGTTCGTAAAATTGGTTAAACGATTGGAAAGTGGAAAAAGCGTATGGAACGATGAGACATAAGATAGCGTGGTGTACAGAGACATAGGAAAAGAGAAATGGGGAGAGAAATTGTTTGATGATGTCGATCATTTGATGCGTTACCTTGCGATCTTCGGAAAAAACCGGTACCCGCGTTTTCTCGCCGAAAGTCGAAAGGTACTCGACGATAGGCTATCGACTTTAATATGCCAGCCTTCGACCTCCGTGGAAAGTACCGGTTCGCATATTTCCTCGCTGAAACTCGACACAGTGGCGGGTGATGCTGGGCCACCTTCTATCGTCGCTGTGTTTCGCAACGAGAACGAATTTACCGAGGAATCTTGCAATTCTTCTTTCacgcttctttttcctttcttttttcttttgccaCCGTTAcgttaaaatttctttcgaacAAAAACGAGAATCATCGTCGACGCGTGTCGAACTTAACGAGAATCGCGAATTTCCTTACGTTTCACGACGGTACGTTCGTTCTTTTTGCATGTAGGCCACGATATCGTCCTCGAGATCGCGTTTATTCAACGATCGAAAGAGAGCGTGCGTGAAAGAGAGATACAAGCACAACAGGAAAACAGAAGGTTCGAGAGATTTCCATCGATCGAACGAGTGGAAAGATCAATTGCACGAGAAATCTGTCCGCCTTCGATCCAACGCTAATCTCGAGCGTTCTGGTCCGATCGCGGCTTCTATAGCTTCCAAGTATGTTCGTCTACTCACGGAAAATGTAGGGCCGCCATGTCAAAGAGCGTGTACAGGTAGCAGCATAGGATCACCAGAAAGTGTCTCGTCATTCCTGAAACAAATATACGTGCGAAAGGATGTCAATGAAACAGGAACATCTGCGTTGGTTGGAAAAGAGCAGATCGTCGTAAAAGTGGCGATCAATGCCGGAAGAATGTAATTTCGAGGGGAAAAATTCGACGAAGCGGAACGAACGGCTAGCAGAAATGGGAAATTTTTAGTGATACCAAGTCCCATGATTCGACGAAGAAACCCTCGCGCCACGGGGTTCTATCGATGCCGCACAGGGGAATTTAGGTCGAGCTTTCAGGCTCGTTTCCCGACGTTGTTTAAACTTCGTCGTTCTCCTTTCGCGATGCTTCGCTAATAAGACGTTATTTCTAACTCTCTCGTCGACAAATCAGGAAAAATCGAGAAAATTGTATTCCTTTACGATCGAGCGTCAAGTACGATCTCTCTTAACATTAATATCGAGCGAGAAATCACAGACGAGAGTTTATCGAATCGAATATCCGACCAGATACGAACGAAGCACCGTTCGGGAAGCATCGAATCACGAGGAAATTTCCCTTTGCGATACGTTTGCCATCGACCGACGAGGAATTTGAATATGCTCTGGTTACCATCCGGAGAAGCTGGCTGGCGGCGCAATCGAAATGGAGATACCGAGTAAAGAATTGGTAGTTTCGGTTTGTGTCCTCGAAAACGTTAaaagatcgaacgatcgatgaaCGACACGAACTCACCGATCAGCTGTACATTCTACCGTGCCGATCCTCTTTAATCGAGCAGCTGGCGCACTCCGAATCCCTTCCTGACCACTCCAGAATTCCTTATCACGGTAGCACAGCCAGTTTATCAACCCACCAGCCACATCCGCCGGAAATTCCCTCGAATATCCATCAAAGTCGATAAGCTAAACGTGCGTCGATCTGCGACGAACACTTGGATCCGCGAAGGATCATCGGAGGTTTGGATCGACGAAACCGATCGACCGATTCCAAACCTCGTGTGTGtgtgtctctctctttctctctctctgtctttctgtATACTCGTGTTTGTTATAGTTGGTTCCTCTTTCTCCGTTCGACAAGCGGCTACGATGAAGAGGCTGGAAGGAAACAGTCGGTACACCGACAGGCCGAATGGGACGAGAAATATCACACTTGCACTAGCCGTGCAATTTCACCGGTGGCAGTTTCGGTGCACGATTCGTCGAGGAAACCCCAGCAAGGATCGGGGACACGGCGCGACTCTTATCGGCGAAGGGTTGATTCGCCACTCGGCCACTGGCCACTGGCGGGGCTTGCTGGTTCTGTAAACCACCCTGTCGGTCGCTGCCTCTAAGCCAATTTGCCTATCGACTAACTGATTAAGCCCTACTCTCTTTCATCGTGGTAGACGTGGACGCTCTACTGGACCTACCTACCCTGTTCGACACTATGTGCCTCTCTATGTGTTGGTAGACGCGCACGTTCGTGCAGGGCCAGCCTCGTGTGCGTTCCGTCGAGAGTCTGTGCGAACGTGTTCCAGCACCAGATACGATTATACGCTAGAGCCACGATGCGGCTGATCCAGCCGCGTTTTCGTTCTACTAGAATTCGCCCTTTTTTTCGAGAGCCGATGAACTTTTCAGATCTCCACTTCCCGTTTCGTTATTCGCAATCGGTAATTACGTAACGAGCGTAATACAGCG from the Bombus terrestris chromosome 1, iyBomTerr1.2, whole genome shotgun sequence genome contains:
- the LOC100644201 gene encoding glycine receptor subunit alpha-4 isoform X1 — protein: MTRHFLVILCCYLYTLFDMAALHFPEEICEPVLSTEVEGWHIKVDSLSSSTFRLSARKRGYRFFPKIARESDLEEYGRKEASLSLRDILPLNPKQYDKHRAPKFLGQPTIVYFHVTVLSLDSINEESMTYVADIFLAQSWRDSRLRLPENMSEEYRILDVDWLHNIWRPDCFFKNAKKVTFHEMSIPNHYLWLYHDKTLLYMSKLTLVLSCAMKFESYPHDTQICSMMIESLSHTTQDLVFIWNMTDPLVVNPEIELPQLDISNNYTTDCTIEYSTGNFTCIQIVFNLRRRLGYHLFHTYIPSALIVVMSWIAFWIKPEAIPARVTLGVTSLLTLATQNTQSQQSLPPVSYVKAIDVWMSSCSVFVFLSLMEFAVVNNYMGPVATKAMKGYSDEDLREAIDEFKTPMRNESERSRSPVRPATVQYDTCCQGRATAIYIDKVSRFFFPFSFLILNVVYWSTFL